From bacterium, the proteins below share one genomic window:
- a CDS encoding ABC transporter ATP-binding protein, giving the protein MASHFWFWVVVKGNRTMPDKAGQKPRAITLLDMKLVLRFWRQDWKQFMGLVALTVFYCAIAIAYPRIIGYIVDAIQHGLTDPAHFVLSTLRNLVLLLVGARVIGALAEDFRPLAYMISGARFLWRTRNLVFRSVLDQGFSFTNRFPSGDVQERLDQDLNDVAQFSAMGIFWPMTSVLTMAFTLVILIRMNWLLTVVTLVPTVASFFVYLRIGPSVDKWWKEWREKMSETNSFLESSFSGIRLVKAYTMEERNAGRLRKILNERIRSAVRGAKLRAAFNSTYGIVAGLGSLAVLVLGGAFVIRGKLTIGEFVAFNAYVDMLVWPMIGIADMITWIWQTGVEERRVRELYEFTPDVKVDTGTKPAPDFAEVRLTKVGFSYASVRNQGVKDSRIQGPEAVHSNPGILDSSNPALQDIDIVLTPGARIGIAGTVGSGKSTIMRLLVRAAEPTSGAITVDGTPQPEFEVKSLRSLFGYAPQEAGLFSDTIRDNIILGRTAPDTEERLREVVRIAQLEPELKAMAKGPEELIGERGLRLSGGQQGRVSIARALFDRPRILLLDDVTASLDAETEQQFIRDVMGYMQGATLVIVSHRLSILAACDIVYVLDQGRIVESGQHTDLLARQGLYWKLYQRQIMQEALEKG; this is encoded by the coding sequence ATGGCCAGCCACTTCTGGTTCTGGGTCGTCGTGAAAGGGAATCGCACAATGCCGGATAAGGCAGGCCAGAAGCCGCGGGCGATAACCCTGCTCGACATGAAGCTCGTGCTCCGGTTCTGGCGACAGGATTGGAAGCAGTTTATGGGCCTGGTCGCGCTGACGGTTTTCTACTGCGCCATCGCGATTGCCTATCCCCGCATCATCGGCTACATCGTCGATGCCATCCAGCATGGACTGACCGACCCCGCACACTTCGTCTTGAGCACGCTGCGGAACCTCGTGCTGCTGCTGGTCGGAGCCCGGGTCATCGGCGCGCTGGCCGAGGACTTCCGGCCGCTCGCCTACATGATTTCAGGCGCGCGCTTCCTCTGGCGGACGCGCAACCTGGTCTTCCGCTCGGTGCTCGACCAAGGATTCTCATTCACCAACCGCTTCCCGTCCGGCGACGTGCAGGAGCGGCTCGACCAGGACCTGAACGACGTCGCCCAGTTCTCCGCGATGGGCATCTTCTGGCCCATGACCTCGGTGCTCACCATGGCCTTCACGCTCGTAATCCTCATCCGGATGAACTGGCTCTTGACCGTGGTCACGCTGGTGCCGACTGTTGCCAGCTTCTTCGTCTACCTCCGCATCGGACCGAGCGTGGACAAGTGGTGGAAGGAATGGCGCGAGAAGATGTCCGAGACCAACAGCTTCCTCGAATCCTCGTTCTCGGGCATCCGGCTGGTCAAGGCCTACACCATGGAAGAGCGCAACGCCGGCCGCCTGCGGAAGATCCTCAATGAACGCATCCGCTCCGCGGTACGTGGCGCCAAGCTGCGGGCCGCCTTCAACTCGACCTACGGCATTGTCGCCGGTCTCGGCTCGCTGGCTGTGCTCGTGCTCGGCGGCGCATTCGTCATCCGCGGCAAGCTGACCATCGGCGAGTTCGTGGCGTTCAACGCCTACGTGGACATGCTCGTCTGGCCGATGATCGGCATCGCCGACATGATTACCTGGATCTGGCAGACCGGGGTGGAAGAGCGGCGCGTCCGCGAGTTGTACGAGTTCACGCCAGACGTCAAGGTCGACACCGGCACCAAACCCGCCCCGGACTTCGCCGAGGTGCGCCTGACCAAGGTCGGGTTCAGCTATGCATCAGTAAGGAACCAAGGGGTCAAGGATTCTAGGATTCAAGGGCCCGAAGCCGTTCACTCGAATCCTGGAATCCTCGATTCCTCGAATCCTGCCTTGCAGGACATCGATATCGTCCTGACGCCCGGCGCTCGCATCGGCATCGCCGGCACCGTCGGCTCGGGCAAGAGCACAATCATGCGCCTGCTCGTCCGGGCCGCTGAACCGACCAGCGGCGCGATAACGGTGGACGGCACCCCGCAGCCCGAGTTCGAGGTGAAGTCGCTCCGCTCGCTCTTCGGGTACGCACCCCAGGAGGCAGGCCTGTTCTCCGATACCATCCGCGACAATATCATCCTCGGCCGCACTGCACCGGATACCGAGGAGCGGTTGCGCGAGGTCGTGCGCATCGCTCAGCTTGAACCCGAGTTGAAGGCGATGGCCAAAGGACCGGAGGAACTCATCGGCGAACGCGGCCTGCGCCTGTCCGGCGGGCAGCAGGGACGCGTCTCCATCGCCCGCGCGCTATTCGACCGCCCGCGGATTCTCCTGCTCGACGACGTAACTGCCAGCCTCGACGCCGAAACCGAGCAGCAGTTCATCCGCGACGTGATGGGCTACATGCAAGGAGCAACGCTGGTCATCGTGTCGCACCGCCTCTCCATCCTGGCCGCGTGCGACATCGTCTACGTTCTCGACCAGGGGCGGATTGTCGAATCCGGCCAGCACACCGACCTCCTGGCTCGCCAAGGGCTCTACTGGAAACTCTACCAGCGCCAGATCATGCAGGAAGCTTTGGAAAAAGGGTAG
- a CDS encoding ABC transporter ATP-binding protein: MPAEDIYIEEEEAQTRGQGFKLLPRVWPFFRKYLGRTIVAAILLIGSAVLGLAAPLLVKHAIDVNIPHKDARGLLYIGIIYLVLQVAIGAAGYFQQVLLAIIGENAIADLKHTLFGHIVRLPASFFDRNPVGRLISRVESDSSALQEMFSSTAVTLARNLVMLIGMSIVMLVVNWRLFLVIAGLFPVTMVGFYLLQKRSRPLYLQMRRIVAEINNFITETMRSLPVVQAFNRQDYFADRMDEKGRRLYGVRKQEMFIWTWIWLVWDFGEMAGVALTLGVGGLFALKGNLTVGGLFLFYSYITRFFVPIRAVSEQIHIMQRAFASAERMLGILDTKPEPDGEVELSAGDFRQALRFDAVELAYEGRGTVLQDINLEVRKGEKVALVGETGGGKTSIASLALKFYEPKSGRIALDGTELPRIRNQSLRRLVGFVPQDVILFPGTVLDNLRLFDDTVTETRVHDAARRARMHERILQLPQGYATSVIERGVNLSLGERQLLAFTRALAFDPQVLILDEATSSVDPHTEHLIQEGLEELLKGRTAIIIAHRLATIRMVDRIVVVHAGRIVQQGTHDELVAQDGYYSRLYKLQYLENAPQ; this comes from the coding sequence TTGCCGGCCGAAGACATATACATTGAAGAAGAGGAAGCACAGACCCGAGGACAAGGGTTCAAGCTGCTTCCTCGGGTCTGGCCGTTCTTCCGGAAGTACCTCGGCCGCACCATCGTCGCGGCCATTCTTCTAATCGGCTCGGCCGTCCTGGGGCTTGCCGCCCCGCTGCTGGTCAAGCACGCGATCGACGTCAACATCCCGCACAAGGACGCGCGCGGCCTGCTGTACATAGGAATCATCTACCTCGTCCTGCAGGTTGCCATCGGCGCGGCCGGGTACTTCCAGCAAGTCCTCTTGGCCATCATCGGCGAGAACGCGATTGCCGACCTGAAGCATACGCTCTTCGGCCACATCGTCCGCCTGCCCGCGAGCTTCTTCGACCGCAATCCGGTTGGCCGGCTCATCAGCCGGGTCGAGAGCGACTCCTCGGCGCTGCAGGAGATGTTCTCGTCCACCGCGGTCACGCTCGCCCGCAACTTGGTCATGCTCATCGGCATGTCAATCGTGATGCTCGTGGTCAACTGGCGGCTCTTCCTCGTGATTGCCGGGCTCTTCCCGGTCACGATGGTCGGCTTCTACCTGCTGCAGAAGCGGTCGCGGCCGCTCTACCTCCAGATGCGCCGCATCGTGGCGGAGATAAACAACTTCATCACCGAGACGATGCGCAGCCTGCCCGTCGTGCAGGCCTTCAACCGCCAGGACTACTTCGCCGACCGGATGGACGAGAAGGGTCGCCGGCTCTACGGCGTGCGCAAGCAGGAGATGTTCATCTGGACCTGGATCTGGCTTGTCTGGGACTTCGGCGAGATGGCCGGGGTTGCCCTGACCCTCGGGGTCGGCGGCCTCTTTGCCCTGAAGGGAAATCTGACCGTGGGCGGCCTGTTCCTGTTCTACAGCTATATCACCCGCTTCTTCGTCCCCATCCGCGCCGTGTCGGAGCAGATCCACATCATGCAGCGCGCCTTCGCCTCGGCTGAGCGCATGCTCGGAATCCTCGATACCAAGCCTGAGCCGGACGGCGAAGTGGAGCTCTCGGCCGGCGACTTCCGGCAGGCGCTGCGGTTCGATGCAGTCGAACTCGCCTACGAGGGGCGGGGAACCGTGCTGCAGGACATCAACCTTGAAGTCCGCAAAGGCGAAAAGGTCGCGCTGGTCGGCGAGACCGGCGGCGGCAAGACCTCCATCGCCAGCCTCGCGCTCAAGTTCTACGAACCGAAGTCCGGCCGGATAGCGCTCGACGGCACCGAGCTGCCCCGGATTCGGAACCAGTCGCTCCGCCGGCTGGTCGGGTTCGTGCCGCAGGACGTCATCCTCTTTCCCGGGACGGTGCTCGACAACCTGCGCCTGTTCGATGACACGGTCACCGAAACCCGGGTGCACGACGCCGCACGCCGGGCACGCATGCATGAACGCATCCTCCAGCTCCCCCAAGGCTACGCCACCAGCGTCATCGAGCGCGGGGTCAACCTCTCGCTGGGCGAGCGGCAATTGCTGGCCTTTACCCGGGCGCTCGCGTTCGACCCCCAGGTCCTGATTCTCGACGAGGCCACATCGTCGGTCGACCCGCACACCGAGCACCTCATCCAGGAAGGCCTTGAGGAACTGCTCAAGGGCCGCACCGCGATTATCATCGCCCATCGCCTGGCGACCATCCGCATGGTTGACCGCATCGTCGTGGTCCACGCCGGACGCATCGTCCAGCAGGGAACCCACGACGAGCTCGTCGCCCAGGATGGCTACTATAGCCGGCTGTACAAGCTGCAATACCTTGAGAACGCCCCGCAATGA
- a CDS encoding thioredoxin family protein, with the protein MKKRAGEMLAKAQNPVRLLLFTQENACQFCKEARELAQDLTELTDKLSVETYDMAKDDTKASEYRVDKVPAFVIAGERNYGIRYYGVPTGYEFSTLLGLVELVAGRDSGLKPETRTKLSGLASPLDIQMFVTLTCPVCPGAAVTAARFAVESDRVSLSVIDATEFPQLANLYNVMAVPRTVVNRVYSFEGALPEERMVDELLKGGSGLVMP; encoded by the coding sequence GTGAAGAAGAGGGCTGGTGAGATGCTGGCCAAGGCGCAGAATCCGGTGCGGTTGCTGCTTTTCACGCAGGAGAACGCGTGCCAGTTCTGCAAGGAAGCGAGGGAACTGGCCCAGGACCTTACCGAGCTGACAGACAAGCTGTCGGTCGAGACCTACGATATGGCGAAGGACGACACGAAGGCAAGCGAATACCGCGTGGACAAGGTCCCGGCATTCGTGATCGCCGGAGAGAGGAACTACGGCATCCGGTACTACGGCGTACCGACCGGGTATGAGTTCTCGACGCTGCTTGGTCTGGTCGAGCTTGTCGCCGGCCGCGACAGCGGGCTGAAGCCGGAGACAAGGACAAAGCTCTCGGGGCTGGCATCGCCACTCGACATCCAGATGTTTGTGACTCTGACCTGCCCGGTCTGCCCGGGCGCGGCGGTGACGGCAGCGCGGTTCGCGGTTGAGAGCGACCGAGTCTCGCTGAGCGTTATCGACGCGACCGAATTCCCGCAACTCGCCAACCTCTACAATGTCATGGCCGTACCGCGAACCGTGGTCAACCGCGTCTACTCGTTCGAAGGCGCGCTGCCCGAGGAACGGATGGTCGACGAATTGCTGAAGGGCGGCAGCGGTCTGGTCATGCCATGA
- a CDS encoding site-2 protease family protein, whose translation MRSSLRLGKVFGIPIDLHVTFILFIAFLGTVYAFHGGAKAALAGVSFILALFLSVTLHELAHSLVARGFGVKVSRILLLPIGGLSQMEEMPEQPTREFLIAVAGPATSVLLGLALGIVSLLLYGRTATLQATVTGGLFIPNLARVNLLLAIFNLLPGFPMDGGRIFRAALARGMPFGRATAIAASVGRVFAIGLGLIGLFSNIWLTFIAVFIYFGAGAEASRVRLKTAFHDVPVSRVMATAFQTLNPDDRLSLAVEHVYHGFQEDFPVMMDNELVGVLMKQDLIAALHEFGPGALVGRVMRKEFTTVTVGQTLEQVYAAIQACGCSSMPVLDAGRIVGLVTLEALGRYLVFAGAGQPANRA comes from the coding sequence ATGAGAAGCTCACTGAGACTGGGTAAGGTCTTCGGGATTCCGATTGACCTCCATGTGACATTCATCCTGTTCATCGCGTTTCTGGGAACGGTCTATGCCTTCCATGGCGGCGCGAAGGCCGCGCTTGCCGGGGTGAGTTTCATCCTGGCGCTCTTCCTTTCCGTTACTCTGCATGAGCTGGCGCACAGCCTGGTGGCGCGCGGGTTCGGCGTGAAGGTGAGCCGGATACTTCTGTTGCCAATCGGCGGCTTATCCCAGATGGAGGAGATGCCGGAGCAGCCGACCCGGGAGTTCCTGATTGCCGTCGCGGGACCGGCAACCAGCGTTCTTCTGGGGCTTGCTCTGGGGATTGTGAGTCTCCTTCTTTACGGCCGGACTGCGACGCTGCAGGCCACCGTCACCGGAGGCCTGTTCATCCCCAACCTGGCCCGCGTTAATCTGCTGCTTGCCATCTTCAATCTGTTGCCCGGTTTCCCCATGGATGGTGGCAGGATATTCCGGGCCGCGCTGGCCCGCGGTATGCCGTTTGGCCGCGCCACTGCCATTGCCGCTTCGGTGGGCCGCGTCTTTGCCATCGGCCTCGGCCTGATTGGTCTGTTCTCAAACATCTGGCTGACATTCATCGCGGTGTTCATTTACTTCGGCGCGGGAGCGGAGGCAAGTCGGGTCCGTCTTAAGACGGCGTTCCACGACGTGCCGGTCAGCCGCGTCATGGCCACCGCGTTCCAGACTCTGAACCCTGATGACCGGTTAAGCCTGGCAGTTGAGCATGTTTATCATGGGTTTCAGGAGGACTTCCCGGTGATGATGGACAATGAGCTCGTCGGCGTGCTGATGAAGCAAGACCTCATCGCCGCGCTCCATGAGTTCGGTCCCGGCGCACTGGTCGGTCGGGTGATGCGGAAGGAGTTCACAACCGTAACCGTGGGCCAGACCCTCGAACAGGTCTACGCCGCAATCCAGGCGTGCGGCTGTTCGTCGATGCCCGTGCTCGATGCGGGCCGGATTGTGGGGCTGGTTACGCTTGAGGCCCTGGGCCGCTACCTGGTGTTTGCTGGAGCCGGTCAGCCCGCGAACCGCGCCTAG
- the hflX gene encoding GTPase HflX translates to MSWRILLVGVAVTNRMRWSKADSLEELAALTATAGGDVIERLIQVRPRLDPATLVGKGMVENLGSLCRRHRIDLLILDEDLTPTQQRNLEDAVGVRVIDRAALILDIFALHARTAEAKIQVELAQLEYQRTRLTGFGVEMSRLGGGIGTRGPGETRLEVDRRKVEQRITVLRKDLKKIDRERAVQRDRRSDMFRLVLAGYTNAGKSTLLNRMTRSDVKVSDQLFATLDPNTKPWALARNVNVLVTDTVGFIRNLPTQLVASFRSTLSEVLDASLVLHVVDASDEQVDRKIDAVNDTLTEIGAGDKPVLMVFTKTDRVFDDAVIKRLSRSYAQSVFVSGQTGERIEELKSYLLRRVEQTMVTRTFTVPDSRYDLVSMLHDAGRVVQEQRLTGRLRLKVIGFRPSLARARATIDDALKGPAAR, encoded by the coding sequence ATGAGCTGGCGTATTCTGCTCGTCGGCGTGGCCGTCACGAACCGGATGCGTTGGTCCAAGGCCGACTCGCTCGAGGAATTGGCCGCCCTGACCGCCACCGCCGGCGGCGACGTGATCGAGCGGCTGATACAGGTCAGGCCGCGGCTGGACCCGGCGACGCTTGTGGGTAAGGGCATGGTGGAGAACCTGGGCTCGCTCTGCCGCAGGCACCGCATCGACCTGCTGATACTCGACGAAGATCTCACCCCGACGCAGCAGCGCAACCTTGAAGACGCGGTCGGCGTTCGCGTCATTGACCGGGCCGCGCTGATTCTCGACATCTTTGCCCTGCACGCCCGGACTGCCGAGGCCAAGATCCAGGTGGAACTGGCGCAGCTTGAGTACCAGCGCACAAGGCTGACCGGGTTCGGCGTCGAGATGTCGAGGCTCGGCGGCGGCATCGGCACGCGCGGCCCCGGCGAGACGCGGCTTGAGGTCGACCGCAGGAAAGTCGAGCAGCGTATCACCGTCCTGCGCAAAGACCTGAAGAAGATCGACCGCGAGCGGGCGGTCCAGCGCGACCGCCGGAGCGACATGTTCCGGCTGGTGCTGGCCGGCTACACGAACGCCGGCAAGTCAACCCTGCTCAACCGCATGACCCGTTCCGACGTGAAAGTGTCGGACCAGTTGTTCGCGACTCTCGACCCCAACACTAAACCATGGGCGCTGGCTCGTAACGTGAACGTGCTCGTCACCGACACGGTCGGGTTCATCCGGAACCTGCCCACGCAACTGGTCGCGAGCTTCCGCTCTACGCTGTCGGAGGTGCTCGACGCCAGCCTGGTGCTGCATGTGGTCGATGCCAGCGATGAACAGGTTGACCGGAAGATTGACGCGGTCAACGACACTCTGACCGAGATCGGGGCCGGCGACAAGCCGGTGTTGATGGTCTTCACCAAGACCGACCGCGTCTTCGATGACGCCGTGATCAAGCGGCTGAGCCGCAGCTACGCCCAGTCGGTATTCGTCTCCGGCCAGACCGGTGAAAGGATCGAAGAACTCAAGTCCTATCTCCTGCGCCGGGTTGAGCAAACGATGGTGACCCGGACGTTCACCGTTCCGGACTCCCGCTACGACCTTGTCAGCATGCTGCACGACGCCGGTCGGGTCGTTCAGGAACAGAGACTGACCGGCAGGCTCAGATTGAAAGTCATTGGCTTCAGACCGTCGCTGGCTCGCGCCCGGGCCACAATTGACGACGCGCTGAAGGGCCCCGCCGCGCGCTAG
- a CDS encoding CDP-alcohol phosphatidyltransferase family protein, whose amino-acid sequence MKESTKQQGRRLLRPLVSLLMALRVSAMAVTVVALPLSLLAGYFFATGRFIVGGVFAALVGLCDTLDGELSRRTGTASPLGAFTDSTVDRLSESFELIGLFWYYRESWYGLLAVVALVLSIMVSYVRARAEGVGRECKVGFFERPVRVLVLLFGAFVLGRTWMPIALGVIALGSLITVVQRIVHVLSQKEPA is encoded by the coding sequence ATGAAGGAATCGACGAAGCAGCAGGGTCGTAGGCTGCTGAGGCCGCTGGTGAGTCTCCTCATGGCGCTACGCGTGTCGGCAATGGCTGTAACGGTTGTCGCCCTGCCGCTGAGCCTGCTGGCCGGGTACTTCTTCGCGACCGGCCGGTTCATAGTCGGCGGCGTGTTTGCGGCGCTGGTCGGGCTGTGCGATACGCTGGATGGCGAACTCTCACGCCGGACCGGGACCGCCAGTCCCCTGGGAGCGTTCACTGACTCAACTGTAGATCGGTTGAGCGAATCGTTCGAGCTGATCGGGCTGTTCTGGTACTACCGCGAATCCTGGTACGGACTGCTGGCGGTCGTCGCTCTGGTACTATCAATCATGGTGAGCTACGTCCGGGCGCGGGCCGAGGGCGTGGGCCGGGAGTGCAAGGTCGGGTTCTTTGAGCGGCCGGTACGGGTCCTGGTGCTGCTGTTCGGTGCGTTCGTGCTTGGACGCACCTGGATGCCGATCGCCCTCGGCGTAATCGCGCTTGGCAGTCTCATCACCGTCGTCCAGCGTATCGTCCACGTTCTCTCGCAGAAGGAACCCGCCTGA
- the rsmI gene encoding 16S rRNA (cytidine(1402)-2'-O)-methyltransferase produces MNPPAGEAQTGGIAPGLYVVSTPIGNLGDMTHRAVEILKSVDLVACEDTRHSGLLLQHYHIRNRLTSYHEYNKVSRTPELIEQLRQGRRIALITDAGTPGISDPGFYLIRAAVREGMSVIPVPGASALLAGLVVSGLPSDRFAFEGFLPKRDGRRRKRLADLKGEERTTVYCEAARRVKRLLEEMLGLWGDRDVVVCRELTKRFEEVLRGKITDVLTQIGDREMKGETVVVVAGAGEEEDEGIDEAAGS; encoded by the coding sequence TTGAACCCGCCGGCAGGCGAGGCGCAGACCGGCGGCATTGCGCCGGGTCTGTACGTCGTCTCAACCCCGATCGGGAACCTCGGGGACATGACCCATCGCGCGGTCGAGATCCTGAAGTCAGTCGATCTTGTCGCCTGCGAAGACACGAGGCACAGCGGCCTGCTCTTGCAGCACTATCACATCCGCAACCGTCTGACCTCGTATCACGAGTACAACAAAGTGAGCCGCACGCCGGAACTGATTGAGCAACTCCGGCAGGGCAGAAGAATAGCGCTGATAACCGACGCCGGCACGCCCGGGATTTCTGACCCCGGATTCTACCTGATTCGTGCCGCGGTCCGCGAGGGTATGTCGGTAATCCCGGTGCCGGGGGCGTCGGCGCTGCTCGCCGGGCTTGTCGTTTCCGGCCTGCCTTCAGATCGGTTCGCCTTCGAGGGATTCCTGCCCAAGCGCGACGGCCGGCGGCGCAAACGGTTGGCCGACCTCAAAGGTGAGGAGCGGACCACTGTCTACTGCGAAGCGGCCCGCCGCGTCAAGCGGCTGCTCGAAGAGATGCTCGGGCTCTGGGGCGACCGCGATGTCGTAGTGTGCCGCGAACTAACGAAACGTTTCGAAGAGGTCCTGCGCGGGAAGATCACCGATGTGCTGACGCAGATTGGTGACCGCGAAATGAAGGGCGAGACCGTCGTTGTAGTCGCCGGGGCCGGAGAAGAGGAAGATGAAGGAATCGACGAAGCAGCAGGGTCGTAG
- a CDS encoding metallophosphoesterase, with product MARVGIISDTHDRLDKVREAVALFSRLRPERVVHCGDIVAQFVLKELAGLTMPVIAVYGNCDGDRAALRQRADELGFALNEGPYAFALDGKRIIVSHQPLNPVPDCDFYLHGHTHKPRHEGWRPVIVNPGEACGWLSGRATAAMLDTETSDIEFFDL from the coding sequence ATGGCACGAGTAGGGATCATCTCCGATACGCATGACCGGCTGGACAAGGTACGGGAGGCCGTGGCCTTGTTCAGCCGGCTTAGGCCGGAACGCGTCGTGCACTGTGGCGACATCGTCGCCCAGTTCGTGCTCAAGGAGCTGGCCGGACTCACCATGCCGGTGATCGCGGTCTACGGCAACTGCGACGGCGACCGCGCGGCCTTGCGGCAACGGGCAGACGAATTGGGATTCGCGCTCAACGAAGGCCCGTACGCCTTCGCGCTGGATGGGAAGCGCATCATTGTCTCACACCAGCCGCTGAACCCGGTTCCGGACTGCGACTTCTACCTGCACGGCCACACGCACAAACCGCGGCACGAAGGCTGGCGTCCGGTCATCGTCAATCCGGGAGAGGCCTGCGGCTGGCTGTCGGGCCGCGCCACGGCCGCAATGCTCGACACGGAGACATCTGATATTGAGTTCTTCGACCTGTAG
- a CDS encoding sigma-70 family RNA polymerase sigma factor, with translation MKSEKERKRRGRPPLALKTGTRRPTGSKRGPGRPPGRGRKARESTEREPWLDTVYEKASGDKRITYEELEDLVPDDVLMSTDRLEEVVAGLIRSGIMMTETRAEEPEAVIQKGPKPIIQRTEDPTKSYFRELSKLPLLTREEEIRYSKEMEEGYKSIIKYLFDPVSMMRRLVEECWSIEEGTKSLDQIARVEFECLFDKKALWRDRQRFIRCLRDIRREADKIEKLKQRKQSPAVRSHIADAKKIVFSRVQTLSLQHHLINNLIDEFKDKGTEALGLAHELLVAKSEGRDGTPEIAEVRHKLRECHDFLDRNTADVRKVLTEIALCENRILAARDKMIEGNVRLVISIAKRYANRGLEFADLLEEGNVGLIKAVEKFNYRKGFKFSTYATWWIKQAITRAIADQSRTVRVPAHIIDAINKVAKIQRQFMQKQGREATVAELAQRLSTPKEKIEALSKISQFGVSLDKPVDEDETSFIGDFIYDEKTASPSHAAGVSLLGEKLEEALAVLTKREEKVLRLRFGLGDGCPRTLEEVGQIFNITRERVRQIEAKALKKLRHPVRLRKFEPLRDLLQ, from the coding sequence CGCGGGCCCGGTCGCCCGCCCGGCCGGGGACGCAAGGCGCGCGAATCGACCGAACGCGAGCCGTGGCTCGATACGGTGTATGAGAAGGCTTCAGGCGACAAACGGATTACCTACGAGGAACTGGAGGACCTGGTTCCCGATGATGTCTTGATGTCGACTGACCGGCTGGAGGAAGTCGTAGCCGGTCTCATCCGCAGCGGTATCATGATGACCGAGACCCGTGCGGAAGAACCGGAAGCAGTCATCCAGAAGGGTCCCAAGCCCATAATCCAGCGCACCGAGGACCCGACCAAGTCGTACTTCCGCGAACTCTCTAAGCTGCCACTCCTGACGCGCGAAGAGGAAATCCGTTACTCCAAGGAGATGGAGGAAGGATACAAGAGCATCATTAAGTACCTGTTCGACCCGGTATCGATGATGCGCCGACTGGTAGAGGAATGCTGGTCGATTGAGGAAGGCACCAAGTCGCTGGACCAGATTGCGCGCGTCGAGTTCGAGTGCCTGTTCGACAAGAAGGCGTTGTGGCGCGACCGGCAGCGGTTCATCCGCTGCCTGCGTGACATCCGGCGCGAGGCCGACAAAATCGAGAAACTCAAGCAGCGCAAACAATCGCCGGCCGTACGCTCGCACATCGCCGATGCGAAGAAGATCGTGTTCAGCCGGGTCCAGACGCTTTCACTGCAGCACCACCTCATCAACAACCTGATCGACGAATTCAAGGACAAGGGCACCGAAGCACTCGGTCTGGCGCACGAACTGCTGGTGGCAAAATCAGAGGGACGCGACGGCACACCCGAGATTGCCGAGGTCAGGCACAAGCTGCGCGAGTGTCACGACTTCCTTGACCGCAACACCGCCGATGTCCGCAAGGTACTGACCGAGATAGCGCTGTGCGAGAACCGGATTCTGGCGGCGCGCGACAAGATGATCGAAGGCAACGTGCGGCTGGTCATCTCCATTGCCAAGCGGTATGCAAACCGCGGCCTGGAGTTCGCCGACCTGCTGGAAGAAGGCAACGTCGGGCTCATCAAGGCGGTCGAGAAGTTCAACTACCGCAAGGGATTCAAGTTCTCGACCTACGCCACGTGGTGGATCAAGCAGGCGATAACCCGGGCGATTGCCGACCAGTCACGCACCGTACGCGTGCCGGCCCACATCATCGACGCGATCAACAAAGTCGCCAAGATCCAGCGCCAGTTCATGCAGAAACAGGGACGCGAGGCGACCGTGGCTGAGCTCGCCCAGCGGCTCTCGACCCCGAAGGAGAAGATCGAGGCGCTGTCCAAGATATCGCAGTTCGGCGTGTCGCTGGACAAGCCGGTGGACGAGGACGAGACCAGCTTCATCGGCGACTTCATCTACGACGAGAAGACCGCCTCGCCGTCCCATGCTGCCGGCGTATCGCTTCTGGGCGAGAAGCTCGAAGAAGCGCTGGCAGTGCTGACCAAACGCGAGGAAAAGGTGCTTCGGCTCAGGTTCGGACTCGGCGATGGTTGTCCGAGAACATTGGAGGAAGTCGGCCAGATATTCAACATCACCCGCGAACGGGTCAGGCAGATCGAGGCGAAAGCACTCAAGAAGCTGCGCCACCCGGTGCGGCTGAGGAAGTTCGAGCCGCTGCGCGACCTACTGCAGTGA